DNA from Branchiostoma lanceolatum isolate klBraLanc5 chromosome 9, klBraLanc5.hap2, whole genome shotgun sequence:
TCTGTCATGTTTCATTTGTCAAAATAACCAGCGTTTCTTAGAAGGGAAACGTTGATATAGCTGCCCTTGCCTCTAGCAATTTGGGGTCGACTGTTAAATGGTGCCCCCCGCCCGCTGAAGCGGCTCATTACCATACGATGAGTTGACAGACATATTGTCAGATACAGCTTGACGTTAACGTCACGAAATATGCGCGCAATATCCCTTCAAAAATCATCGATTCTCCAAAGCTACAGACTGACATTACTATGATTTAACAGTAATATTTTACTACACCAAAgcgctgatttgattataaggtCACATACTGTAACTAGTGGCCTGTAAGGAAACGTAAATGTCACCGCGGTAAGTGCCCTGACTCACCGGTATCTGACGTCAATCTGGGCTGAGCTGAACACTGTTCGTGGTTATAGTGGTGACCTGGATTATTCAACTGGAAAAATGAACataacacaaaaagtttggaagcTTAAGTTTGACTCATTTTTCTTATGATTAGCATTTTCactaacatcatttggcaacTTGCATAAATGCATAGTCATTGCAGTTTGCAGGGCTCATTCTATTCTCTTTTGCAGCGTGTCCGGACGGCTACAGCTACAATGCCGGTCTGTGCTACCGATGGACCGAGACCCTCTCGTTTGCTCTGGATGCCATCGACGACTGTGCGTCTGACGGGGCGACCCTCGCCTTGCCCCGTAGTCAGGGCGAGCACGACTACCTGACCGGCCTGGTCTCAGAGACCATCCTTATCGGCGTCACGGATATTTTCAATGAAGGGACATGGGAGTACTCGGACGGCACTCCGATTGGAGCCTTCAACAAGCTTCTTCCCGATGCAGATCATCCAAACACCGGCCAGATAGACTGTGTGGTCATGTCCAAAGACCACGCTTACATGTGGAAACCCAGTTCCTGCTCCCAACAACAGTACGGCTATGTCTGTCAAAAGGGTGAGGAGTCCATTATTTCTTATtaactccatgaaaaatggaggtattgttttgtttgtttgtgtgtgtgtgtgtgtgtgtgtgtgtgtgtgtgtgtgtgtgtgtatatgtgtgtgtgttagtttgtttgtggtggtggtggtgtgtgtgtgtgtgtgccttgtgtgtgtgtgtgtctgtgtttatgTTTCAACAAATTTGTGGTCAGCGATGAATGACAAACCTCTGGAAGAATTGTTATGTGGGTACGTGTCAAGACGAAGACCAAGGTAGATTTTTAGGGCCTCCTGGGTGtgtggccttggtactgcagcagaacttctggcttttgtatctttggtcctggacatgctatgtccttttttttttttatagcagGTGGCCTTTGacgtaaggaagaagtggtgtaggtctgggcccctagcagcttgttctgatTTGATATATGTCGTTTTGTGATTGTATATTACTTCTGATTGTACACGGTTTCATGCCGTTAGCCTGGTAAGGATGCTATTATAGCTATGGAATTTAGTACATGGGCGAGGTAGTGCTTTCCAAAGTACGTATGTTTGCAACGGTCGGTACAAAGTGACAGTGCTCTACCTACCACACTGGTGATCTTATGGGTGACATCTATGCGCATCTACTTTCgctggtttaaaaaaaaaggaaaaggaaagggaaTTATGACCTCCGTCTTCGCTCGCCACAGGCAAATCTTTACTACAACTCCGTGGCGGCATCATCTTTATCGAACAATTTACAGGACATGTACACTCGACCACTTTTATTCGCAAATTGTAAAGGAGACGTGTCCTTTAGGACctattttgtgtcttttgttatcCGATGATGTGTTCGTGAAGTGTCTTAGATATTATCATTTGTGATTTTGAATGGTCACTATATTGGAAAAGAAGTCAAATAAGCCTCAAGAATtgaaacccctttgcgagcctttcacGATTTCTCCATTCCCACAAACAcgaaaatttggcaatttggcggtcgTTTCAACCGCTTTTCAGCaggcggccgggagcggtactgcagttTGGTCTATGATAGATCATGTAGTCACTACTTGTAGaatgtaaatatatgtacaaGAAATTAGAAACAGAGCATGACATTTAGCATGACATTTACGACACTAGTTGACATAAGAAGGATCGACTTATAGGCaccgcgcgaggagcccatgtaactGCATGAAGGCCCcttaaaagcgccacctacattcatgtatacaGCATATCGTGTAGGTAAAGTAtaaagatataacgttacatctataTGGATGTTATACGTTTTTCCTTTACAACTAAAGCTTAACTTAAGCCTTTTACTCAACTGTTAATCGGCTTATATTATGTAGTTCACGACTTTCATTTTACTTcgtgtttatttcattattgtgtAAACTATaccttattattatcattatctcatttcctTGTATTCTTGCAATTAGGCTTCGGGCAtggatttgcaataaagttattattatatttaGTAAGGGACTGTCAGATAGGCCCGGCCGTCACCCAGAAAACATTACGGTCTTTcacccctacatctgcttggagactttaTCGGATTTCTAATGACAACTTTGTCCCTGTACTTAATTTGACGTCGaagtgtgagagtgtgtgtatgtaatggtatgtacatatatgtgtgtaaatgtgtgggtgtgagtgcgtatgtatgtgtgtatgtaagcgCGCGCTTGCGGTTTGCATTTGAAATTGAGTGTATGTGtaggcgtgtgtgtgtgtgtgtctctgtgcgTCTGTgtatctctctctgtctctctccctctctctctctctctctgtgtgtttgtgtgtgtgtgtgtgtgtgtgtgtggagggcTTTAGTTCTAATGCTAAATGTGACTTATATCCCTTTCTTCTCTGTTCTTTTCCAGATGCCGACACAGGGATTCCCCCGCTCGGTAAGTCCCTTGGTTATACAGTATTCTCTATTAGAGTAGATACTAGAAATCAAAACCTTACCTTGTTCCTGAAAGAAAGTTTTGATACGGTGGTTATAACTACAGTAACTAATCTATGTACACTCGGTTCTATTCTCTTTTGCAGCGTGTCCGAACGGCTACAGCTACAATGCCGGTCTGTGCTACCGATGGACCGAGACACTCTCGTCTCCTCTGGATGCCATGGACGACTGTGCGTCTGACGGGTCGACCCTCGCCTTGCCCCGTAGTCAGGGCGAGCACGACTACCTGACCGGCCTGGTCTCAGAGACTACCCTTATCGGCGTGACGGATATTTTAAATGAAGGGACATGGGAGTACTCGGACGGCACTCCGATTGGAGCCTTCAACAAGTTTCTTCCCCATGCAGCCGATGCAGATTATCCCAACACCGCCCAGATAGACTGTGTGGTCATGTCCAAAGACCACGCTTACATGTGGAAACCCAGTTCCTGCTCCCAACAACAGTACAGCTATGTCTGTCAACAGGGTGAGGATTCACTACGTCATTACCGTCGCCAGAAGgattttagatacatgtaatagatTTTGAGCCacggcactgcagcggaacgcAAAGTTTTGACACCTCGTCTTCTGGACCATCtttggttttaattttttttgtggcagataacTTTTGATGTTAGGAAAAAGTGGTTTTGCTTTACTATACTACTTTCCTTTTTGGTTCTTTTCCAGATGCTGACATGACTCAGTTTCCACAGCTAGGTGAGTTCCTTGGTTAACTTTACATCGGTATGAGACCTGGCGGTAGTTGACATGATCTAACTACAGTAACTTTTTAAAGATCGCCTACAATTCTGTAGAGTATAATCAGAACCTTACCTCGTTCCAAATGTAAGTTTTTATAAGGTGGCTCTAAATGCAGTAACATTGACACATTATAATCGATCTAAAGGCGATTTTACCGGCCGAATAAGGCAGATGCACAATGCAAAGTGTCATGCTCTCTGTATAcgacattatgcaaattgtacCGACTGTGATGTCATTATCTTGCAGAGTGTCCGGCTGGTTATACGGGTGTGTCCGGCACAAAGTGCTACAGAGTCGTCACCACAGTGGACAGTGCCGTCACGGCGTTAGCAGAGTGCCAGAACGAGGGTGCTGACGCCGTCCTGCCGACGTCAGACCTGGAGCACTACTACCTCAAGTCCCTGGGCCTGGGAACCCACTGGATCGGTGAAGCTTAGATCACTTGTTCTTTGCCTTCAATGACTTCTGTGTCAGCCAGTTTAGTCAAGATAGCTAACTATTTCTTTCAAGTCAGTCAGATGTCTCATTCTACTGCCTCTTCGTCTTTTTAACGACATTCGTGCATGTTCTAGAAGACTTTAGTATtgaggattttaaaaaaaagatctcACTCGCTTGAAGTTGGCCTTACGGTGGTGTTAACGACACTCGTGCATGTTCTACGACTACATGACTGAAGTATTGAGGATTTTTACGAGATCTTCCCTTGCTTAAAGTTGGATTGTACATTTCTCGTCCTCACGCAGGTATAACCGATGCTGAGCCCCATGCTACAGAGGGTAACTGGGTTTATATCACTACTGGCCTTCCACCACTGGGTGCTTTTAACAGGTATGTTATGTATCTTATAATAAGTGTACTAACAGTGGTGTATTAACGTTGCCAACGTACTCATTTTTCTCATCATTTTCCCAGTTCTTTTTGCGGATGGAAAAGTCTTGGAAGGTAGCGTTGCATATGTCTTTGTACCCTTGTATCGTGAGACGTTGTCGTATCCATACTTCTTTACAACTACAATTCACATAGGTGGGGCTCCACTGCGAACACAGATGATCTAGACTGTGTGACAATGGACTCCACTGAGGCTTTCCAATGGGCACCAACCAACTGTTTAGACAACCATGCTTGTGTGTGTCAGAAAGGTATTTTCATTCCTACATAACGAAACCAGGCGGATAGTATTAGTAGCTCTATGTTTCTATGAAATAGAAAGTATAAAGACGTTTGTATCAAGTTTGCCAGGTATTATGTTGAGTGACTGAGAGGCACCAAATGTCTGCCTACATTTACCTAAGTGCTGCAGTCATTTCGGAAATGACATTATGTAAAATCCATAAAACCAGACTTTCCATCACAATACATAAAGCAGGGGGTACTTTGATAAGTCATTGAACCTTGGTGTCGGAGTGTTGGCAATTCAAAATTGATGagtgttttgtatttttgtgtgtgtccgtTTGGAATCGTTTCCCCCAGATCCACCTGATCAGTGCCCACCACTGGTGCCCCCAGGGAACGGCGCCGTTAGCGGGTCCAGTTTGCCGGGAGCCGTGGCGACGTTTTCGTGCGATGTTGGATACAACATGCACGGCGCTTCTACAACCACCTGCCAGGCCGACTTAACCTGGAGCAATACAAACTACCCAACTTGCATCAGTAAGAATCCTCTAgatattgttgcaattttgagGAGGGGGGGTcgttgtgcatgtgtgtgtgtttgcgtgcatgtgtgtgtgttcatgtgtgggtttgtatgtatgcgcgtgtgtgtgtgtgtgcatgtgtgattatttgtgtttgcatgtgtgcatttatgtgtgtgtgtgcgtgtgtgcaggtgtgtgtgtacatgtgtgtgtgtgtgtgtgtgtgtgtgcatgtgtgttcgTGTGGTCATGTGTAGGTTTGtatgagtgcgtgtgtgtgtgcatgtgtgattgtgtgtgtgtgcatgtgtgtgtgtgtacatatgtgtgtgtgtgtgtgtgtgtgtgtgtgtgtgtgtgtgtgtgtgtgtgtgtgttcgtgtgtgtccAAATGTGCGCAGGGAGACTGTAACATGCATGGGTCTGTAGCAGTTGCCCAAGGTATTTCTTCATCTTTGCCTCTACACAGTTGCCCAATGCCCGCCACTGTCGACTCTCCCGCACGGTTCTCTCAGCCCGGTGTCCCACCCGTACGTGTACCAGGACGAGGTGCTGTTCTCCTGCGACACCGGGTACAACATCGCCGGCGTGTCCAGCATCACGTGTCAGGCTGACGGCTTTTGGAGCGACATGATGCCCACCTGCAACAGTAAGAGGCATTAGcatcctttgcaggccttctgggtgGCGCCGGCGTTAtttggaggaggggggggggggctggccCCGGagtcgcgattttcaacttatcgggtccagggACTTTAGCTGGGGAAATCGTATTGCCGGCCATGGAAAGGCAATACGATTGTTGAAAAATCGCGAatcaccgcccccctcccccaaaggCTAGGCTAAGCTATGCTTCTGTTTCCTGTTAGCCAAGCGCCCTGCTGTAGCTAGGTATATAGGTTGATCtattaaaaagaaaagatagaaacaataacacaaaaacaataatttttgtaCCTAAGCTAACAAGTAAGAGGCAGTATCTAAGGTAAAAATAGTTAACTTATCGACATTTATGATAACTGTGacttgtacttgtgtttgttcTTAAGAATGCTTTCATATCATGATTAGGAATCATTCTAGTTGGAGATGTGAAGGATGACTTTCTGGGTTAAAGTGGAGCAAGTTTTCTTCCTACTTTAATTTGTTTTACACTTCCCTATCAACATTTCTTGTGGAAAGTCTTTTTATAACTTCAACCACTGCCTTTCCCACTTTCCATCTTTCCACTGAAGTTTGTGTTTTTCCCCATGGCAGTTGTACAATGTCCATTGGTAACGGTTCAACTTCCCGTTATACGGAGTTCTGGCGGATCCCCGTACTCTTACCAAGACGAGGTGACGTTCACCTGTGCGGATGGATACGCCATGGACGGTGCTGCTAATGCGACATGTCAGGCTAGCGGTACCTGGAGCGACGAAGTCCCGACCTGCAATGgtaaggccattttgatttgattacatggatgtcgGAAGCAAAGTCATGGGGAGGTCCTCTAATTTCATCAGGAAGAAAATACGTCGATGATTATTGTTGGTGTTCATTGCTTGCAGACATAGATGCCTGTCTGGCTACTCCGTGCcacgcccaggccacctgtacagATAATCCCGCTCCTGCCCTTGATGCAATATGTGAATGTAACACTGGGTACACAGGAGACGGACTGGCTGATGGAAATGGATGTTCAGGTTAGAACTTTTCAAAAATCGAGAATGTTCTCTTAAATTGCGTGAAAATACTTGCACCTTTTAAAATCAGACTGgtgtctttaatttttttacctACGTCATATAGTTGTCACTGTTGTTCACACCGCCAATGTGGATTACAGGATGCCTGCTGGATGAGGGTGTCATTTACATGTTCCAGCTTGGCAAATCATTGATTCTACCCCATACCGCCATACAGTCGTGCAGTGTCCCGCACTGACAGCCCCTGCCAACGGTGCCGTGAGCGGGACCAACTTCTACGGAGACGTGGCCAccttcacgtgtgacccaggGTACAACCTGGTCGGCGGTTCTACAAGAACGTGTCAGGCGGACACCACTTGGAGTGGAAGCTCACCAACAtgcacaggtgagaaaccaccAGGAGGAGAGACAATGTCTTCTACCAACGCATATGAACGTTCAAATGAAAACTCTTTGATGTCAACTGCTGTCTAGTACTTTGAAATCCGTTTACGTATATCTAGAAAGAACATTTGTATTGTTGTGGTCTTTTTTGTAGCTTCTTGACATCTTTTGCAGCAATGTTGATTCTGAGAGGTTCGCTGTACCGAGCGAATTAAGCCTGCTGGATGAGGGTGTCATTTGCATGTTCCAGCTTGACAAATCATTGATTCTATCCCATACCGCCATACAGCCGTACAGTGTCCCGCACTGACAGCCCCTGCCAACGGTGCCGTGAGCGGGACCAACTTCTACGGAGACGTGGCCAccttcacgtgtgacccaggGTACGGCCTGGTCGGCGGTTCTACAAGAACGTGTCAGGCGGACACCACTTGGAGTGGAAGCTCACCAACAtgcacaggtgagaaaccaccGTGAGGAGAGACAATGTCTTCTACCAACGCAGATGAACGTTCAAATGAAAATTCTTTGATTTCAACTGTCGTCAAGTACTTTAACccatttatatattttgtatcgTTTTGATCTTTTTTATCTTCTAGAATTGTTGACATCTTTTGTAGCAATGTCCCCTTTCCAAGCCGAACTTTCCGTTGGAATCCGTGCACATAAAGGCTTTTGACATGTATCCGAATTTTTAAAACAGCTTGGTACTTTCCCATAATAAATCCGCTCTTCTGCTGACGTTACTGACATTTGCTCCTGaaaaattaatgagctagcctttttggcacaaacagcctttattttgttctgaacccaaagtagcgatgtcaGACGCAACCTGATTGACTGACAGCTTCCCCATCGACCTTGGCGGGTTTTCGTGACAAGACGAACTTGTGGCAATCCTccgattggctgaaagctgttcgGTAGTGACATCACCAACTGTCGAAATCAGGGGTCAGACGAGAAGGATTTATTCTGAGAGGTTGGCTGTACCGAGCGAATTAAGCCTGCTGGATGAGGGTGTCATTTGCATGTTCCAGCTTGGCAAATCATTGATTCTACCCCATACCGCCATACAGCCGTACAGTGTCCCGCACTGACAGCTCCTGCCAATGGTGCCGTGAGCGGGACCAACTCATACGAAGACGTGGCCAccttcacgtgtgacccaggGTACAGCCTGGTCGGCGGTTCTACAAGAACGTGTCAGGCGGACACCACTTGGAGTGGAAGCTCACCAACAtgcacaggtgagaaaccaccGTGAGGAGAGACAATGTCTTCTACCAACGCAGATGAACGTTCAAATGAAAACTCTTTGATTTCAACTGTCGTCTAGTATTTTAACccatttatatattttgtatcgTTTTGATCTTTTTTAGCTTCCAGAATTGTTGACATCTTTTGTTGCAATGTTCCCTTTCCAAGCCGAACTTTCCGTTGGAATCCGCGCACATAAAGGCTTTTTACATGAATCAGAATTTTTAAAACAGCTTGGTACCCTCCCATAATAAACCCGCTCTTCTGTTGACGTTACTGACATTTGCTAATGAAAAATTAATGAGCCAGCCTTATATGGCACAAACAGcctttattttgttctgaacctaaagtagcAATGTCAGACGCAACCTGATTTACTGACAGCTTCCCCATCGACCTTGACGGATTTCCACAAGACGAACTTGTGGCAATCCTccgattggctgaaagctgttcgGTAGTGACATCACCAACTGTCGAAATCAGGGGTCAGAAGAGAAGGATTTATTCTGAGAGGTTCACTGTACCGAGCGAATTAAGCCTGCTGGATGAGGGTGTCATTTACATGTTCCAGCTTGACAAATCATTGATTCTACCCCATACCGCCATACAGCCGTACAGTGTCCCGCACTGACAGCCCCCGCCAATGGTGCCGTGAGCGGGACCAACTTCTACGGAGACGTGGCCAccttcacgtgtgacccaggGTACGGCCTGGTCGGCGGTTCTACAAGAACGTGTCAGGCGGACACCACTTGGAGTGGAAGCTCACCAACATGCACAGGTGAAAAACCACCAGGAGGAGAGACAATGTCTTCTACCAACGCAGATGAACGTTCAAATGAAAACTCTTTGATGTCAACTGCTGTCTAGTACTTTTAAATCCGTTTACGTATATCTAGAAAGAACATTTgtattgttatgtttttttttcagcttCTTGACATCTTTTGCAGCAATGTAGATTCTGAGAGGTTCGCTGTACCGAGCGAATTAAGCCTGCTGGATGAGGGTGTCATTTGCATGTTCCAGCTTGACAAATCATTGATTCTACCCCATACCGCCATACAGCCGTACAGTGTCCCGCACTGACAGCCCCCGCCAATGGTGCCGTGAGCGGGACCAACTTCTACGGAGACGTGGCCAccttcacgtgtgacccaggGTACAACCTGGTCGGCGGTTCTACAAGAACGTGTCAGGCGGACGCCACTTGGAGTGGAAGCTCACCAACATGCACAGGTGAAAAACCACCAGGAGGAGAGACAATgtcttctaccaacacagatgaacgttCAAATAAGCCTCTTTGATGTCAACTGCTGTCTAGTACTTTTAAATCCATTTACGTATATCTAGAAAGAACATTTGTATTGTTATGGTCTTTTTTGTACGTTCGTAGCTTCTTGACATCTTTTGCAGCAATGTTGATTCTGAGAGCTCGAGGTTCTCTGTACCGAGCGAATTAAGCCTGCTGGATGAGGGTGTCATTTGCATGTTCCAGCTTGACAAATCATTGATTCTACCCTTTACAGCCGTACAGTGTCCCGCACTGACGGACCCTGCCAACGGTGCCGTGAGCGGGACCAACTTCTACGGAGACGTGGCCAccttcacgtgtgacccaggGTACGGCCTGGTCGGTGGTTCTACAAGAACGTGTCAGGCGGACACCACTTGGAGTGGAAGCTCACCAACATGCTCAGGTGAGAAACCACCAGGAGGAGAGACAATGTCTTCTACCAACGCAGATGAACGTTCAAATGAAAACTCTTTGATGTGAACTGCTGTCTAGTACTTTTAAATCCATTTACGTATATCTAGAAAGAACATTTGTATTGTTATGGTCTTTTTTGTACGTGTGTAGCTTCTCGACATCTTTTGCAGCAATGTTGATTCTGAGAGGTTCTCTGTACCGAGCGAATTAAGCCTGCTAGATGAGGGTGCATTTTAAAATCGGGCTGGTGTCTTTACTTTTGACCTAGCTACTAGTACATTTATGTAGATAGTTATCACAATGATTGTGTCTTGTTGTTGCCATCTGCAGACATAGATGCCTGTCTGGCTAATCCGTGCcacgcccaggccacctgtagAGATAATCCCGCTCCTGCCCTTGATGCAACTTGTCAATGTAACACTGGGTACACAGGAGACGGACAGGCTgatggaactggatgttcaggttaGACCTTTTCAAAAATCGAAATTGTTCTCTTACACTATGGTAAATTGCATGAAAATCAGACAAATACTTGTGCCTTTTAGACTCAGGCTGATGTCTTTACTTTTGACCTAGCTACTAGTACATTTATGCAGATAGTTATCATACTGATTGTGTCTTATTGTTGCCATCTGCAGACATAGATGCCTGTTTGGCTAATCCGTGCcacgcccaggccacctgtagAGATAATCCCGCTCCTGCCCTTGATGTAACTTGTCAATGTAACACTGGGTACACAGGAGACGGACAGGCTgatggaactggatgttcaggttaGACCTTTTCAAAAATCGAAATTGTTCTCTTACACTATGGTAAATTGCATGAAAATCAGACAAATACTTGTGCCTTTTAGACTCAGGCTGATGTCTTTACTTTTGACCTAGCTACTAGTACATTTATGCAGATAGTTATCATACTGATTGTGTCTTATTGTTGCCATCTGCAGACATAGATGCCTGTTTGGCTAATCCGTGCcacgcccaggccacctgtagAGATAATCCCGCTCCTGCCCTTGATGCAGCTTGTCAATGTAACACTGGGTACACAGGAGACGGACAGGCTgatggaactggatgttcaggttaGACCTTTTCAAAAATCGAAATTGTTCTCTTACACTATGGTAAATTGCGTGAAAATCAGACAAATACTTGTGCCTTTTAGAATCAGGCTGGTGTCTTCACTTTTGACCTAGCTACTAGTACATTTTTTACTAGTACATCAATCTATCGATCtattaatctatcaatctatcGTTGTCAATGAGCACTTCCAAGTTAGTTATTCTATTTTGGCGTCCTgatcatgtatatatatataaaacgttatatatatatatatacatttttttgtaatgtTAATTTGCAGTTAGAGTAAGTCGTGCTTTTTTCTTTTGATAGATTTTCCCCCAAACCTATTTTTGGTCCTTTTTTACTGCAGTCACAAGTGAATGTATACCGAACCCCTGCCAGTATGGAGGCACCTGTGGTGAGCTGTCCCCGTCCGGGTACACCTGTCGGTGCAGGAGCGGCTACATTGGAGACAACTGTCAAATAGGTTGGACTTGGCATTTGTCTCTAATAGtgtcaatctccaagcagattgaccgatggcaatgacagtatccaaaggccCAAAGCGGTCCCGGTGGTCAGTCTGACTGCTTTGGGCCTTTGGACACTGCCATTGCCACCGGCAAATTCTCTTGGATATTATATCGGGGTGTCTTggtttatacaaatgtacaatatcGATTATCATGAAGCGATGGACCGTATCATCTCCCGAGTTACTAACTTTCACTTCTGTATGAATTTTGagacattttaaaacttttctctGTGAGATCTTGTGCGTGGGGACGATTTGGTCATCagactaacgttacattctaaATTCAGTTTTGAAGTCGGGTACAACACCATTAAATGGTCATGACAAAGTCACAAATGATGCCATTGATACATGAACGCAGCTCATCGTTACATGGGAGaatgctaatctccaagtagatgtaaggatgGGCTCGTTCTCAGTGTGGTACGTCTGTTTTTGCCTCATCTGACTCTCGTTTCTATTGTTGCATTTTTAACATTTCTCATTTTAGTTCATTGCAACTTTATCGAAATTGTTCGCTTTAAGCTGTATTTTGTATAGCACCaattttctaacattttcaGGTTGCAACATCAAGTACCACAAATTCCCAGTGGACCAGTTTGGTATCCACAACGGCAAGTGCTACTGGTTCTCTAGGAAAAGTGATAGAAGAAAATACAAAAGTGCGGAGACCTTTTGCAGCAGCAACCACGGAGGGAGACTCGTCATAATTAAGGACAAGAACAAGCAGTCGTTCCTTGAGAGCAAGATCAAAATGTTCCAAATAGGAAGGTGCGTTCATAACCTTTATGTAACTACATTTCTACATGAAGCTACCGCTTTTAGTAGTGGGAGAACGTAAacggcaaaaatagttactcaagcagctggataaaattttgaaacagtcaactGATAGTCAACCCTTTTCTGGGTTAGGGTATCCAGGGGGCGTAAGGTAGAAGTGacgaaatataacgttacataaaccGTGTGCGTCGG
Protein-coding regions in this window:
- the LOC136442463 gene encoding sushi, von Willebrand factor type A, EGF and pentraxin domain-containing protein 1-like isoform X4, which codes for MAVESVFLLLVVLASIPLAAKGQTCPDGYSYNAGLCYRWTETLSFALDAIDDCASDGATLALPRSQGEHDYLTGLVSETILIGVTDIFNEGTWEYSDGTPIGAFNKLLPDADHPNTGQIDCVVMSKDHAYMWKPSSCSQQQYGYVCQKDADTGIPPLACPNGYSYNAGLCYRWTETLSSPLDAMDDCASDGSTLALPRSQGEHDYLTGLVSETTLIGVTDILNEGTWEYSDGTPIGAFNKFLPHAADADYPNTAQIDCVVMSKDHAYMWKPSSCSQQQYSYVCQQDADMTQFPQLECPAGYTGVSGTKCYRVVTTVDSAVTALAECQNEGADAVLPTSDLEHYYLKSLGLGTHWIGITDAEPHATEGNWVYITTGLPPLGAFNRWGSTANTDDLDCVTMDSTEAFQWAPTNCLDNHACVCQKDPPDQCPPLVPPGNGAVSGSSLPGAVATFSCDVGYNMHGASTTTCQADLTWSNTNYPTCIIAQCPPLSTLPHGSLSPVSHPYVYQDEVLFSCDTGYNIAGVSSITCQADGFWSDMMPTCNIVQCPLVTVQLPVIRSSGGSPYSYQDEVTFTCADGYAMDGAANATCQASGTWSDEVPTCNDIDACLATPCHAQATCTDNPAPALDAICECNTGYTGDGLADGNGCSAVQCPALTAPANGAVSGTNFYGDVATFTCDPGYGLVGGSTRTCQADTTWSGSSPTCTAVQCPALTAPANGAVSGTNSYEDVATFTCDPGYSLVGGSTRTCQADTTWSGSSPTCTAVQCPALTAPANGAVSGTNFYGDVATFTCDPGYGLVGGSTRTCQADTTWSGSSPTCTAVQCPALTAPANGAVSGTNFYGDVATFTCDPGYNLVGGSTRTCQADATWSGSSPTCTAVQCPALTDPANGAVSGTNFYGDVATFTCDPGYGLVGGSTRTCQADTTWSGSSPTCSDIDACLANPCHAQATCRDNPAPALDATCQCNTGYTGDGQADGTGCSDIDACLANPCHAQATCRDNPAPALDVTCQCNTGYTGDGQADGTGCSDIDACLANPCHAQATCRDNPAPALDAACQCNTGYTGDGQADGTGCSVTSECIPNPCQYGGTCGELSPSGYTCRCRSGYIGDNCQIGCNIKYHKFPVDQFGIHNGKCYWFSRKSDRRKYKSAETFCSSNHGGRLVIIKDKNKQSFLESKIKMFQIGSISKWIGLNDRGREKAFKWSDDSDFDASVYHNWRSIPTGRHKNRDCTAISKAKDSKWVLLNCNKIGQAFICELGTPFI
- the LOC136442463 gene encoding sushi, von Willebrand factor type A, EGF and pentraxin domain-containing protein 1-like isoform X3, translated to MAVESVFLLLVVLASIPLAAKGQTCPDGYSYNAGLCYRWTETLSFALDAIDDCASDGATLALPRSQGEHDYLTGLVSETILIGVTDIFNEGTWEYSDGTPIGAFNKLLPDADHPNTGQIDCVVMSKDHAYMWKPSSCSQQQYGYVCQKDADTGIPPLACPNGYSYNAGLCYRWTETLSSPLDAMDDCASDGSTLALPRSQGEHDYLTGLVSETTLIGVTDILNEGTWEYSDGTPIGAFNKFLPHAADADYPNTAQIDCVVMSKDHAYMWKPSSCSQQQYSYVCQQDADMTQFPQLECPAGYTGVSGTKCYRVVTTVDSAVTALAECQNEGADAVLPTSDLEHYYLKSLGLGTHWIGITDAEPHATEGNWVYITTGLPPLGAFNRWGSTANTDDLDCVTMDSTEAFQWAPTNCLDNHACVCQKDPPDQCPPLVPPGNGAVSGSSLPGAVATFSCDVGYNMHGASTTTCQADLTWSNTNYPTCIIAQCPPLSTLPHGSLSPVSHPYVYQDEVLFSCDTGYNIAGVSSITCQADGFWSDMMPTCNIVQCPLVTVQLPVIRSSGGSPYSYQDEVTFTCADGYAMDGAANATCQASGTWSDEVPTCNDIDACLATPCHAQATCTDNPAPALDAICECNTGYTGDGLADGNGCSVVQCPALTAPANGAVSGTNFYGDVATFTCDPGYNLVGGSTRTCQADTTWSGSSPTCTAVQCPALTAPANGAVSGTNFYGDVATFTCDPGYGLVGGSTRTCQADTTWSGSSPTCTAVQCPALTAPANGAVSGTNSYEDVATFTCDPGYSLVGGSTRTCQADTTWSGSSPTCTAVQCPALTAPANGAVSGTNFYGDVATFTCDPGYGLVGGSTRTCQADTTWSGSSPTCTAVQCPALTAPANGAVSGTNFYGDVATFTCDPGYNLVGGSTRTCQADATWSGSSPTCTDIDACLANPCHAQATCRDNPAPALDATCQCNTGYTGDGQADGTGCSDIDACLANPCHAQATCRDNPAPALDVTCQCNTGYTGDGQADGTGCSDIDACLANPCHAQATCRDNPAPALDAACQCNTGYTGDGQADGTGCSVTSECIPNPCQYGGTCGELSPSGYTCRCRSGYIGDNCQIGCNIKYHKFPVDQFGIHNGKCYWFSRKSDRRKYKSAETFCSSNHGGRLVIIKDKNKQSFLESKIKMFQIGSISKWIGLNDRGREKAFKWSDDSDFDASVYHNWRSIPTGRHKNRDCTAISKAKDSKWVLLNCNKIGQAFICELGTPFI